In Streptomyces sp. NBC_01439, the following are encoded in one genomic region:
- the ftsH gene encoding ATP-dependent zinc metalloprotease FtsH: protein MDVKRYFRGPVMWIVLAVLAVVVLMNVVGSGGGYKSVDTSEVIKAINTGQVETAKLTTGDSQMIKIELKQGEKLGKHDGTKFQANYIGDQGVQLAQSLQTKYDAGQIPDGYSVTPDKTSPFLSVLLSFLPFVLIVVVFLFLMNQMQGGGSRVMNFGKSKAKLITKDTPKTTFADVAGSDEAVEELHEIKEFLQEPAKFQAVGAKIPKGVLLYGPPGTGKTLLARAVAGEAGVPFYSISGSDFVEMFVGVGASRVRDLFEQAKANAPAIVFVDEIDAVGRHRGAGLGGGHDEREQTLNQLLVEMDGFDVKGGVILIAATNRPDILDPALLRPGRFDRQIAVDRPDMQGRLEILKVHQKGKPVAPDVDLGAVARRTPGFTGADLSNVLNEAALLTARSDKKLIDNHSLDEAIDRVVAGPQKRTRIMSDREKKITAYHEGGHALVAAASPNSDPVHKITILSRGRALGYTMVLPDEDKYSTTRNEMLDQLAYMLGGRAAEELVFHDPTTGAANDIEKATATARAMVTQYGMTERLGAIKFGGDNTEPFLGREMSHPRDYSEEVAALVDEEVKKLIETAHNEAWEILVENRDVLDNLVLALLEKETLGKEEIAEIFSTIVKRPARPAWTGSARRTPSTRPPVLSPKELQLTNSANGTSASVAPVSTEKGIEVAPEDRPE from the coding sequence ATGGACGTGAAGCGATACTTCCGTGGGCCGGTCATGTGGATCGTGCTGGCCGTCCTCGCCGTGGTCGTGTTGATGAATGTCGTCGGCTCCGGCGGCGGCTACAAGTCGGTGGACACCAGCGAGGTCATCAAGGCGATCAACACTGGCCAGGTGGAGACAGCCAAGCTGACCACCGGCGACAGCCAGATGATCAAGATCGAGCTCAAGCAAGGCGAGAAGCTCGGCAAGCACGACGGCACCAAGTTCCAGGCCAACTACATCGGGGATCAGGGCGTCCAGCTCGCCCAGAGCCTCCAGACCAAGTACGACGCCGGTCAGATCCCGGACGGGTACTCCGTCACTCCGGACAAGACCAGCCCGTTCCTGAGCGTGCTGCTCTCGTTCCTGCCCTTCGTGCTCATCGTCGTTGTCTTCCTGTTCCTGATGAACCAGATGCAGGGTGGCGGCTCCCGGGTCATGAACTTCGGGAAGTCCAAGGCCAAGCTCATCACCAAGGACACCCCGAAGACCACGTTCGCCGATGTCGCGGGCTCGGACGAGGCCGTCGAGGAACTCCACGAGATCAAGGAGTTCCTGCAGGAGCCGGCGAAGTTCCAGGCCGTCGGCGCCAAGATCCCCAAGGGCGTGCTGCTGTACGGCCCGCCCGGCACCGGCAAGACCCTGCTCGCGCGTGCCGTCGCGGGCGAGGCCGGTGTCCCCTTCTACTCGATCTCCGGATCCGACTTCGTCGAGATGTTCGTCGGTGTCGGTGCCTCGCGCGTCCGCGACCTGTTCGAGCAGGCCAAGGCCAACGCACCGGCGATCGTCTTCGTCGACGAGATCGACGCCGTCGGCCGGCACCGCGGTGCGGGTCTCGGCGGCGGTCACGACGAGCGCGAGCAGACCCTCAACCAGCTGCTGGTCGAGATGGACGGCTTCGACGTGAAGGGCGGCGTCATCCTGATCGCCGCCACGAACCGCCCGGACATCCTCGACCCGGCGCTGCTGCGCCCGGGCCGCTTCGACCGGCAGATCGCGGTCGACCGTCCGGACATGCAGGGCCGTCTGGAGATCCTCAAGGTCCACCAGAAGGGCAAGCCGGTCGCCCCGGACGTCGACCTGGGCGCCGTCGCCCGCCGCACGCCCGGCTTCACCGGTGCCGATCTCTCCAACGTCCTGAACGAGGCCGCGCTGCTCACGGCCCGCTCGGACAAGAAGCTGATCGACAACCACTCGCTGGACGAGGCGATCGACCGCGTCGTGGCGGGCCCGCAGAAGCGGACCCGGATCATGTCGGACCGGGAAAAGAAGATCACCGCGTACCACGAGGGCGGTCACGCCCTGGTCGCGGCGGCCTCCCCGAACTCCGACCCGGTCCACAAGATCACGATCCTGTCCCGCGGTCGGGCCCTGGGTTACACCATGGTCCTGCCCGACGAGGACAAGTACTCCACCACGCGCAACGAGATGCTCGACCAGCTGGCGTACATGCTGGGCGGCCGCGCGGCGGAGGAGCTGGTCTTCCACGACCCGACCACCGGCGCGGCGAACGACATCGAGAAGGCCACCGCCACGGCGCGGGCCATGGTCACGCAGTACGGCATGACCGAGCGTCTCGGTGCGATCAAGTTCGGTGGCGACAACACCGAGCCGTTCCTGGGTCGCGAGATGTCGCACCCGCGGGACTACTCGGAAGAGGTCGCGGCGCTGGTCGACGAAGAGGTCAAGAAGCTCATCGAGACCGCGCACAACGAGGCCTGGGAGATCCTGGTCGAGAACCGCGACGTCCTCGACAACCTGGTCCTCGCGCTGCTGGAGAAGGAGACGCTGGGCAAGGAGGAGATCGCCGAGATCTTCTCGACCATCGTCAAGCGTCCGGCCCGCCCCGCGTGGACCGGCTCCGCCCGCCGCACCCCCTCCACCCGTCCGCCGGTGCTCTCTCCCAAGGAGCTCCAGCTGACGAACTCGGCGAACGGCACGTCGGCCAGTGTCGCGCCGGTCTCCACGGAGAAGGGCATCGAGGTGGCTCCCGAGGACCGCCCCGAGTAA
- the tilS gene encoding tRNA lysidine(34) synthetase TilS has protein sequence MGPHPAVAAIRLAVRRVLHDVLTDHTGNSAGPHRAGGTLPLVLVACSGGADSMALASALAFEAPKLGIRAGGITVDHGLQPGSDLRAAEVVTRMTALRLDPVESVAVRVGRDGGPEAAARDARYGALDEAADRLGAAAVLLGHTRDDQAETVLLGLARGSGIRSLSGMPEVSGGSAGRTNRYRRPFLQVDRQTARKACMVQSLPVWDDPHNIDPAYTRSRLRHEGLPALEKALGKGVVEALARTAQLSRDDADALDAWAAEAETGVRDADGRLECAKLYALPPAVRRRVLRRAVVAAGSPAGSLFARHIEEVDRLITGWRGQGAINLPGRVEAQRQGGRLVIRQG, from the coding sequence ATGGGTCCCCATCCTGCGGTCGCGGCGATACGCCTGGCGGTCCGCCGCGTACTCCACGACGTCCTCACCGACCACACCGGCAATTCCGCCGGCCCCCACCGCGCCGGGGGCACCCTGCCGCTCGTCCTCGTCGCCTGCTCCGGCGGGGCCGACTCCATGGCGCTCGCCTCCGCCCTCGCCTTCGAGGCCCCCAAGCTCGGCATCCGGGCCGGCGGCATCACCGTCGACCACGGACTGCAGCCCGGCTCCGACCTGCGCGCCGCCGAGGTCGTCACCCGGATGACCGCGCTCCGCCTCGACCCGGTGGAGTCCGTCGCCGTGCGCGTCGGCCGCGACGGCGGGCCCGAGGCCGCCGCCCGCGACGCCCGCTACGGGGCCCTGGACGAAGCCGCGGACCGCCTCGGCGCCGCCGCCGTGCTGCTCGGCCACACCCGGGACGATCAAGCCGAAACCGTCCTGCTGGGCCTGGCCCGCGGCTCCGGCATCCGTTCGCTCTCCGGCATGCCGGAGGTCTCCGGCGGCAGCGCGGGCCGCACGAACCGCTACCGCCGCCCCTTCCTCCAGGTCGACCGGCAGACCGCCCGCAAGGCCTGCATGGTCCAGTCCCTCCCCGTCTGGGACGACCCGCACAACATCGACCCCGCCTACACCCGCTCCCGACTGCGCCACGAGGGACTGCCCGCCCTGGAGAAGGCGCTCGGCAAGGGGGTCGTCGAGGCGCTCGCCCGCACCGCGCAGCTCTCCCGGGACGACGCCGACGCCCTGGACGCCTGGGCCGCCGAGGCGGAGACCGGCGTGCGCGACGCGGACGGCCGCCTGGAGTGCGCCAAGCTCTACGCCCTGCCCCCGGCCGTCCGCCGCCGCGTGCTGCGCAGGGCCGTCGTCGCGGCGGGTTCTCCCGCGGGCTCCCTCTTCGCCCGCCACATCGAAGAAGTCGACCGTCTCATCACCGGATGGCGGGGTCAGGGCGCCATCAACCTGCCCGGCCGGGTCGAGGCCCAGCGGCAGGGTGGCAGACTTGTCATCCGGCAGGGCTGA
- a CDS encoding DUF3180 domain-containing protein has translation MKQLRPAVLAGIFVVAGVLSWAGARLWNAYGTLPGVPLAAPIVLGAIAAVLLATALSMRARLKAQRERRPGAKGVEPLMAARAVVFGQASALVAALVAGMYGGVGVFLLTDALDVPARRDQAWYAGFSVLAGIAVIAAALFLEHVLKLPEDEDPGKAPAKA, from the coding sequence TTGAAGCAACTGAGGCCGGCGGTCCTGGCGGGCATTTTCGTGGTCGCCGGCGTCCTGTCCTGGGCGGGCGCGCGCCTGTGGAACGCCTACGGCACCCTGCCGGGCGTTCCGCTGGCCGCGCCGATCGTCCTGGGCGCCATCGCTGCGGTACTGCTGGCCACGGCCCTGTCCATGCGCGCCCGCCTCAAGGCCCAGCGCGAGCGGCGCCCGGGCGCCAAGGGCGTGGAGCCGCTGATGGCGGCCCGCGCGGTGGTGTTCGGACAGGCCAGTGCACTGGTGGCCGCGCTGGTGGCGGGCATGTACGGCGGTGTGGGCGTCTTCCTGCTGACCGACGCCCTCGACGTCCCCGCCCGCCGCGACCAGGCCTGGTACGCCGGCTTCTCGGTCCTGGCGGGCATCGCGGTTATCGCCGCCGCGCTCTTCCTGGAGCACGTCCTCAAACTCCCGGAGGACGAGGACCCGGGCAAGGCCCCGGCCAAGGCCTAG
- the hpt gene encoding hypoxanthine phosphoribosyltransferase — MRVDEKDMGSDLQSVLITKEEIDAKLAELAAKIDAEYAGKDLLIVGVLKGAVMVMADLARALSTPLTMDWMAVSSYGAGTQSSGVVRILKDLDTDIKDKHVLIVEDIIDSGLTLSWLLSNLGSRQPASLEVVTLLRKPEAAKVAIDVKWVGFDIPNEFVVGYGLDYAEKYRNLPFVGTLAPHVYGG; from the coding sequence ATGCGGGTGGACGAGAAGGACATGGGCAGCGACCTCCAGTCGGTGCTCATCACCAAGGAAGAGATCGACGCGAAGCTGGCCGAGCTGGCCGCGAAGATCGACGCGGAGTACGCGGGCAAGGACCTGCTCATCGTCGGTGTGCTCAAGGGCGCCGTGATGGTGATGGCGGACCTGGCGCGCGCCTTGTCCACCCCGCTCACCATGGACTGGATGGCGGTGTCGTCCTACGGCGCCGGGACCCAGTCCTCCGGCGTGGTGCGGATCCTCAAGGACCTGGACACCGACATCAAGGACAAGCACGTCCTGATCGTCGAGGACATCATCGACTCGGGCCTGACGCTGTCCTGGCTGCTGTCGAACCTGGGCTCCCGCCAGCCGGCCTCCCTGGAGGTCGTCACGCTGCTGCGCAAGCCCGAGGCCGCCAAGGTCGCGATCGACGTGAAGTGGGTCGGCTTCGACATCCCCAACGAGTTCGTCGTGGGCTACGGCCTGGACTACGCGGAGAAGTACCGCAACCTGCCGTTCGTCGGCACGCTCGCCCCGCACGTCTACGGCGGCTGA
- the folE gene encoding GTP cyclohydrolase I FolE yields MTDPVTLTGDEGRIGEFDEKRAEAAIRELLIAVGEDPDREGLLETPARVARSYREIFAGLYQKPEEVLTTTFDLGHDEMVLVKDIEVMSSCEHHLVPFHGVAHVGYIPSTDGKITGLSKLARLVDVFARRPQVQERLTTQIADSLMEILDPRGVIVVIECEHMCMTMRGVRKPGAKTITSAVRGQLRDSATRNEAMSLIMAR; encoded by the coding sequence ATGACCGACCCAGTGACCCTGACCGGTGACGAGGGCAGGATCGGCGAGTTCGACGAGAAGCGCGCGGAGGCGGCGATCCGCGAGCTCCTGATCGCGGTCGGCGAGGACCCGGACCGAGAGGGCCTGCTGGAGACCCCGGCGCGCGTGGCGCGCTCGTACCGGGAGATATTCGCCGGGCTGTACCAGAAGCCCGAAGAGGTCCTGACGACGACGTTCGACCTGGGCCACGACGAGATGGTCCTCGTGAAGGACATCGAAGTCATGAGTTCATGTGAACATCATCTGGTTCCGTTCCACGGCGTGGCGCACGTCGGCTACATCCCGTCCACCGACGGCAAGATCACCGGCCTGTCGAAGCTGGCCCGCCTCGTGGACGTGTTCGCCCGCCGTCCCCAGGTTCAGGAGCGCCTGACCACGCAGATCGCGGACTCCCTGATGGAGATCCTGGATCCGCGCGGGGTCATCGTGGTCATCGAGTGCGAGCACATGTGCATGACCATGCGCGGGGTCCGCAAGCCCGGCGCGAAGACCATCACCTCGGCGGTCCGCGGCCAGCTCCGCGACTCCGCCACCCGCAACGAGGCCATGTCCCTGATCATGGCCCGCTGA